The Gallus gallus isolate bGalGal1 chromosome 6, bGalGal1.mat.broiler.GRCg7b, whole genome shotgun sequence genomic interval ACACAAGCTCTAAAGGCACCACACAAAGCTGCTGTGCCAATGCCATGGAAGTAAAACAAAGCTGCATGTTATTGCAGGAAAGCATGCAGTGCTAGGGCCGCTAGCCTGCTACTTGGCTGGTTGTATATTATAAGGGAAAAGGgagatggaatttttttttaaagtgtgaGTTGTGCATTGACAGTCAGCCttttgcacagtgctgctgagcagtatCCAAGCTACTTGCAGTAGAGAAAAATACCTTGGTACGAAGAGATGTATGCAACGGCCTCCCACAGTCCTCTTGTGGGAGCCACTGGGCAAATCCTTACTGCCTCGTGATGGTCTCCTCCCAGCCAACCTTAAAACCACACAGAGCTTACAGGTGCTCCCATTTATGTCTGTGTAGGAGCATAGGTACCTAaatgtgcctgcagggatggcctgcaggcagctgaggaGGGCTGGCTTGTTGAAATTCTGTTGTAACTCAGTAGCATCGTGTCTGTAGGCTGCTGTGCTTACCTGTGAGGTGGGATTCATGCCTCATCCTAACAAACACGCTTAGCTGTGAGAATCAAGCCTCTGTGATATGTTACCTCCCCTGTATGAAAAGGTAGAATTCTGTCGTCCCCTGCTGTAAATAATGCAGGGCAGGCAGGTGTTGTAGAAATTGCTGTTCCTTCTCTTGTAGGATGAGAACAGGATGTCTAAATGAAAAAGCAAGACTGAGGAAAACCTGAACTGTCTCCATCAAAATGTACTACGGAGTTCTCCTTTGGTAAGTGGATGAAGTGTTTAATGTCTCAaacccctcctcctccttcttaaAGCAATTTGCTTCAAAGAAAAGATGTGGTTATGTGGTACAAGGATGTGTCTGGAGGGATGCAACTAGAATATCACCCTAATTCCTTGTGTTTTGCTCTTATTTATGCTGTGTGCAGGCAAATAGAGAGATAGTTGGAAAAGTCTTGCAAGGTTCCTGCAGGACCCAGGGTGCTGTGGTGCCTTTCACCCTCAGTGGGTGATGTgagcaggcaggggctgcaTCAGTGGTCTGGGTGGCAGCTGGATGgtgtggctgcagctggggtGTCACTGTGTTCCTACCAAACTGCTGTAACCACTGGGATTTGTTATCTTACTGGCCATGAGTAGATAACACTTCCTAACTAAGTGACAAGAATATAGGTCCCTATGCTGGAGACACTGGTACTTTTAGTTTTCAGCAAGTtgagaacttaaaaaaaaaaaaagcctgttcAGTGCATGTCTCTTGATATTCTTTATAATCCAGATACAATGTGAGAAGAGTATTCTCCTGTAAATGGGAACGCAGTTTTGGTGATAGCTTATTAGCTTGGTAAAACATCACTCATTTTCAAAGCATCCCTTGGGAGAAACTCAGCTGCTATGAGAGTCCCTTCACAGCTGTTCTCTCACCTGTGTCTGCTCATGTTTCACCTGATCTGCTCTGTGGGAACATGACTGGGCTTGTTCTGTGTGTGATAGATCTGTGTGAGCAAGGCAGCTTTGCTATGGCTATGCAGTGAGTCTTTGTGCTGTGTTCTGGTACCCGTGGCTTCTTGCTGTCCAGTTTCATTGTACCTTGAAACTGTTATATGAACCTGTGGCCCTGTAGGCACTTCAGTgcactctgcactgtgctgccccGGTCCCCGCACCTCTCCAGCTCTTGGCAGCCACTCGCTGCTGTGCTGCGGGCTCTGGGGAGAAAGGAGTTACGCGACTTTCCAGAGTGTTATCAAAGTTGGCACTTTATTGGGGGAGAAAGGTTAAAAAACTGACAAAGCGGAGGGGCGAAGGGCTACGAGGGCCGAGGCTGCGGCGGGGCggctgagctcagccctgccagAAGCCGGCGAAGAAGGTGCACAGCGAGTGCCAGCGCTGGGCGCAGTAGGTCTCGGCCAGCTGCTCGGGGGAGGGCTCGGcggaggccgggccgggcggcaTGGGGCCGGGCGGCACCAGGCGCAGCTGTGCCTCGGGCGGCGCTCGGCCCGGGCCGCAGAAGCGGGCGCTGAGCGGGCCGCCCTCCGCGCAGGGCCGGCGGCGACGGCGGAGCCGGGCGACGACCTGCCGCCAGAACTGCCGGCTGCGCGTGCCGTAGGCGGGGCAGCGCCAAGGCTCCCCGCGGTACGCGCAGCTCTGCTCCGCCCCGCGGCCCGCCGGCGGCCGGCAGCTCAGCCGCAGCTCGCTGCCCCCCGCCGTCCGGCGCACCTCCCAGCCGCACCGGTGCTGCTCCGGCGTGGAAAAGTGCCCCGCCGGCGCCGCCTCCGGGCCCGGTCCGCCGCCCGCGGTCCCCAGCGCGGCCAGCGCCAGCAGGGCCAGGGGCAGCCTCATCTCTCAGCGCCGCGGGTGCCTCCTCCGGTGCCTCGGCGACGGCGCGGACCTGCAGGGGACCCGCCGCATGCCCCGCGCCCTGCGGAGACGCGCGGCTGTCGGGGGGCGGCCGTCCCGCTGCTGGGGACCGCGG includes:
- the FGFBP3 gene encoding fibroblast growth factor-binding protein 3, yielding MRLPLALLALAALGTAGGGPGPEAAPAGHFSTPEQHRCGWEVRRTAGGSELRLSCRPPAGRGAEQSCAYRGEPWRCPAYGTRSRQFWRQVVARLRRRRRPCAEGGPLSARFCGPGRAPPEAQLRLVPPGPMPPGPASAEPSPEQLAETYCAQRWHSLCTFFAGFWQG